The Candidatus Krumholzibacteriia bacterium genome contains a region encoding:
- a CDS encoding glycoside hydrolase family 3 N-terminal domain-containing protein → MSTAADRDASLGRVLMVAPPDDWLQQGSEWFDAFRPAGVILFRRHLPDRLEAARAAIARLHAWAAAQGRKLLVAADEEGGFVSQVRHLFPVPPSARALAWAAPPAEVRRVTARYAARLRALGLGWSFAPVCDVNDNPRNPVIGVRAFGTAPEQVREHAAAAQAGLHDAGLHSCLKHFPGHGDTDLDSHLTLPVLAHGRERLDRVELVPFRALLAGAPAVMVAHLACPELGDGELPATLSPRVSTELLRRELGFSGVAVTDAMEMEGVAGVFGVGEAAWRALAAGCDLLLYCFALSRVEEARDGLAAALAAGRLSAARLEEAAARVERLAAMARPPAPELPPPAEDARWYKALCGQALRLEAPSAWKRFWQAGEGQTLRLAGWNEEVLLALSQRFEGLGIPTQCAAPELLADYTAPTLAVLAERRPLGASASAALRRLAGGSGPVALANLLTPEVDAPVAAAFPARLQSADRSDLMLDTVVERCLALRHSS, encoded by the coding sequence ATGAGCACGGCGGCGGATCGCGATGCCAGCCTCGGCCGCGTGCTCATGGTGGCGCCGCCCGACGACTGGTTGCAGCAGGGCTCGGAATGGTTCGACGCCTTCCGCCCGGCGGGTGTGATCCTCTTCCGCCGGCACCTCCCCGACAGGCTCGAGGCGGCGCGCGCCGCCATCGCGCGTCTCCACGCCTGGGCGGCGGCGCAAGGGCGGAAGCTGCTCGTCGCTGCCGACGAAGAGGGCGGCTTTGTTTCCCAGGTGCGCCACCTGTTCCCGGTGCCGCCGAGCGCTCGCGCCCTGGCCTGGGCGGCCCCGCCCGCCGAGGTGCGCCGGGTCACGGCACGTTACGCCGCGCGGCTTCGTGCTCTCGGCCTCGGCTGGAGCTTCGCCCCCGTCTGCGACGTGAACGACAACCCGCGCAATCCGGTGATTGGAGTCCGCGCCTTCGGCACGGCTCCCGAGCAGGTACGCGAGCATGCGGCGGCGGCGCAAGCCGGACTGCACGATGCGGGGCTCCACTCTTGCCTCAAGCACTTCCCCGGGCATGGCGACACCGATCTCGACTCGCACCTGACGCTCCCCGTGCTCGCCCACGGACGGGAGCGCCTCGACCGGGTCGAGCTCGTCCCTTTCCGCGCCCTGCTCGCCGGCGCACCAGCAGTCATGGTGGCGCACCTGGCTTGCCCCGAGCTCGGTGACGGCGAGCTCCCGGCGACGCTGTCACCGCGGGTGAGCACGGAGCTGCTGCGCCGCGAGCTCGGTTTTTCCGGCGTCGCGGTGACCGATGCCATGGAGATGGAAGGGGTGGCCGGGGTGTTCGGTGTCGGCGAGGCGGCGTGGCGCGCCCTCGCGGCGGGCTGCGACCTCTTGCTCTACTGCTTCGCTCTCTCCCGTGTCGAGGAGGCGCGCGACGGTCTGGCGGCGGCGCTCGCTGCGGGGCGCTTGAGCGCCGCCCGTCTCGAAGAGGCGGCGGCACGGGTCGAACGTCTGGCGGCGATGGCACGACCTCCCGCGCCTGAGCTTCCCCCTCCGGCGGAGGACGCGCGCTGGTACAAAGCGCTCTGCGGCCAGGCGCTGCGCCTCGAGGCGCCTTCAGCGTGGAAAAGATTCTGGCAGGCGGGGGAAGGCCAGACCTTGCGCCTCGCCGGCTGGAACGAGGAGGTGCTGCTGGCCTTGTCGCAGCGTTTCGAAGGCCTGGGCATCCCCACGCAGTGCGCTGCCCCCGAGCTTCTCGCCGACTACACCGCACCCACGCTCGCCGTTCTCGCCGAGCGCCGTCCGCTCGGCGCCAGCGCCAGCGCCGCCCTGCGCCGTCTCGCCGGGGGCTCGGGCCCCGTGGCCCTGGCGAATCTCCTCACGCCCGAGGTAGATGCGCCGGTGGCGGCGGCGTTCCCGGCTCGCCTGCAGAGCGCCGACCGCAGCGACCTCATGCTCGACACCGTCGTCGAGCGTTGCCTCGCTCTCCGCCACTCGTCCTGA
- the glp gene encoding gephyrin-like molybdotransferase Glp, producing MGRQSPEEALRLLLEHAAPLTPVRADLESALGRVLAEDVVAAANVPPFVNSAMDGYAVRAADVEGAAPEAVRRLRVVDDVPAGRTASVAVHPGTAIRVMTGAPVPDGADTVVPVELTRLSEPWVEVLRAPPQGAHVRQAGEDVRQGERVLVAGTPLRPAEIGLLAALGRAQVRVHPSPRVALVTTGDELVAVSEQPGPGQIRDANIHSMAAQVRTFGGTALLFPRVPDREQAVRDTLAAALASADVLITNGGVSVGTHDHIKAMVQELGAHLVFWGVEQKPGSPLAFWTRQDKLIVGSPGNPVSVMVCLEEYVRPLLRQLSGFRHLHRPVRRARLANGYDKGRADGRLHFVRVQAEERDGALWASSTGPQGSGILSSMARANALALVPADVAAVPAGGPVLLHMTDLPEDH from the coding sequence ATGGGCAGGCAGAGCCCGGAAGAAGCGTTGCGCCTGCTCCTGGAGCACGCCGCACCGCTCACGCCGGTCCGCGCGGACCTCGAGTCCGCTCTCGGCCGCGTTCTCGCCGAGGACGTGGTGGCCGCAGCGAACGTGCCCCCCTTCGTCAACTCTGCCATGGACGGTTATGCCGTCCGCGCCGCCGACGTGGAGGGCGCGGCGCCGGAGGCGGTGCGGCGTCTGCGCGTCGTCGACGACGTCCCGGCGGGGCGCACTGCCTCGGTCGCCGTCCACCCGGGAACGGCCATCCGAGTGATGACCGGTGCACCGGTGCCCGACGGCGCCGATACGGTGGTGCCCGTCGAACTCACCCGCCTGAGCGAACCCTGGGTCGAAGTGCTGCGGGCGCCGCCTCAAGGCGCCCATGTGCGTCAGGCCGGTGAGGATGTCCGGCAAGGCGAGCGCGTGTTGGTGGCGGGGACACCGCTCCGTCCGGCGGAGATCGGCCTGCTCGCCGCGCTGGGTCGTGCCCAAGTGCGCGTCCACCCTTCGCCTCGCGTGGCCCTCGTCACCACCGGCGACGAGCTCGTGGCGGTGTCCGAGCAGCCGGGACCGGGACAGATCCGGGACGCCAACATCCATTCCATGGCCGCCCAAGTGCGCACCTTCGGCGGCACGGCGCTCCTCTTCCCGCGCGTCCCCGATCGGGAGCAGGCGGTCCGCGACACCCTCGCCGCGGCACTCGCGAGCGCCGACGTCTTGATCACCAACGGCGGCGTTTCCGTCGGCACACACGATCACATCAAGGCCATGGTCCAGGAGCTCGGCGCGCACTTGGTGTTCTGGGGAGTGGAACAGAAGCCCGGCAGCCCCCTCGCCTTCTGGACGCGGCAGGACAAGCTCATCGTCGGTTCGCCGGGGAACCCCGTTTCGGTCATGGTGTGCCTCGAAGAGTACGTGCGGCCCCTGTTGCGGCAGTTGTCGGGCTTCCGGCACCTGCATCGTCCCGTGCGCCGGGCGCGGCTCGCGAACGGCTACGACAAGGGCCGCGCCGACGGTCGCTTGCACTTCGTGCGCGTGCAGGCGGAGGAACGGGACGGCGCGCTCTGGGCCAGCAGCACCGGGCCGCAAGGCTCGGGCATCCTCTCCTCGATGGCGCGCGCCAATGCTCTGGCCTTGGTGCCGGCGGACGTCGCCGCCGTGCCTGCCGGTGGCCCGGTGCTCCTGCACATGACCGACCTGCCGGAGGACCATTGA
- the speA gene encoding biosynthetic arginine decarboxylase, with amino-acid sequence MKETSTRGEMRSWTLRDSAELYNIEGWGGGFFRIGETGHIEVTPDGPGGRHLDLFDLVGDLQRRGLGMPLLIRFSDILHSRVRTLVGCFDNAIRDYGYQGRYRGVYPIKVNQQRQVVEELVRFGKPYHLGLEVGSKPELLAALPLLDGPESLLVLNGYKDVEYMETALLAQKLGRHPVIVIDRYRELDRLLAIAARLGVRPKIGVRAKLTTRGAGKWMESTGDRSKFGLTATEMVMLVDRLRDGGMLDCLELLHFHIGSQISAVRAIKDAMKEACRIFVELVRAGAGMRYLDVGGGLGVDYDGSSTSWTSSVNYTMQEYANDVVAAIQQACDEYQVAHPDIVSESGRALVAHHSVLVFDILDVDCLLPGQGAPREAETRQEHSVIQSLAETWRSVSRKNFQEAYHDALQLKEEATGLFNMGLLDLRERARVEQLFWGTCESILKIIRELDYVPDDLEGLEKGLADTYYGNFSIFQSAPDHWAVKQLFPTIPIHRLHERPSRRGVIADLTCDSDGKMDQFIDLRDVKNCLELHPSNGERYYLGTFLIGAYQEILGDLHNLFGDTNTVHVALDDSGYRVDHVVEGDTVTDVLGYVEFRRHELVEKMRQATEQALREGRISLEDSALLISRYDQGLRGYTYLREMQDDEFQNALATLRPVAAASQAASNGRSGAPRAAAEGESSSARGETPRAAENGEAAATRAVGKNGT; translated from the coding sequence TTGAAGGAGACGAGCACGCGCGGGGAGATGCGTTCCTGGACGCTCCGAGACTCGGCGGAGCTCTACAACATCGAGGGTTGGGGCGGAGGCTTCTTCCGCATCGGCGAGACCGGGCACATCGAGGTGACCCCGGACGGCCCCGGCGGCCGGCATCTGGACCTCTTCGACCTCGTCGGTGACCTGCAGCGGCGCGGCCTCGGAATGCCCCTCCTCATCCGCTTCTCCGACATCTTGCACAGCCGCGTGCGCACGCTGGTCGGCTGCTTCGACAACGCCATCCGCGACTACGGCTACCAGGGCCGGTACCGCGGCGTCTATCCCATCAAGGTGAACCAGCAGCGCCAGGTGGTGGAAGAACTGGTGCGCTTCGGCAAGCCCTACCACCTGGGGCTGGAAGTGGGATCCAAACCGGAGCTCTTGGCGGCGCTGCCACTCCTCGACGGCCCCGAGTCGCTCCTCGTCCTCAACGGTTACAAGGACGTGGAGTACATGGAGACGGCGCTCCTGGCGCAGAAGCTCGGGCGTCATCCCGTCATCGTCATCGATCGCTACCGGGAGCTCGACCGCCTGCTGGCCATCGCCGCCCGCCTGGGCGTGCGGCCCAAGATCGGCGTGCGCGCCAAGCTCACCACCCGCGGTGCGGGCAAGTGGATGGAGTCCACCGGCGACCGCTCCAAGTTCGGCCTCACGGCGACGGAGATGGTCATGCTGGTCGACCGCCTGCGCGACGGCGGCATGCTCGACTGCCTGGAGCTCCTGCACTTCCACATCGGCTCGCAGATCTCCGCGGTGCGGGCCATCAAGGACGCGATGAAGGAAGCTTGCCGCATCTTCGTGGAGCTCGTGCGGGCCGGCGCCGGCATGCGCTATCTCGACGTGGGGGGCGGGCTCGGCGTGGACTACGACGGTTCCTCCACCAGCTGGACCTCGTCGGTCAACTACACCATGCAGGAGTACGCCAACGACGTCGTCGCCGCCATCCAGCAGGCCTGCGACGAATACCAGGTGGCGCACCCGGACATCGTGAGCGAGTCGGGGCGGGCGCTGGTGGCACACCACTCGGTCCTCGTCTTCGACATCCTGGATGTGGATTGTCTGCTCCCCGGGCAGGGGGCGCCGCGGGAAGCGGAAACGCGGCAAGAGCACAGCGTCATCCAGAGCTTGGCGGAAACCTGGCGGTCCGTGTCGCGCAAGAACTTCCAGGAGGCGTACCACGACGCGCTGCAGCTCAAAGAGGAGGCCACCGGTCTGTTCAACATGGGACTCCTGGATCTGCGCGAGCGCGCCCGGGTGGAACAGCTCTTCTGGGGCACCTGCGAGTCCATTCTCAAGATCATCCGCGAGCTGGACTACGTGCCCGACGACCTCGAGGGCTTGGAGAAGGGCCTCGCCGACACCTATTATGGCAACTTCTCGATTTTCCAGTCGGCTCCGGACCACTGGGCGGTGAAGCAGCTGTTCCCCACCATCCCCATCCACCGGTTGCACGAGCGGCCGTCGCGGCGCGGCGTCATCGCCGACCTCACCTGCGATTCCGACGGCAAGATGGACCAGTTCATCGATCTCCGGGACGTGAAGAACTGCCTGGAGCTGCACCCGAGCAACGGCGAGCGCTACTACCTGGGGACCTTCCTCATCGGCGCCTATCAGGAGATCCTGGGGGACCTGCACAACCTCTTCGGCGACACCAACACCGTGCACGTGGCGCTCGACGACAGCGGTTACCGGGTGGATCACGTGGTGGAAGGGGACACGGTGACCGACGTGCTCGGCTACGTCGAGTTCCGCCGCCACGAGCTGGTGGAGAAGATGCGCCAGGCCACCGAGCAGGCGCTGCGCGAGGGGCGGATCTCGTTGGAGGATTCGGCGCTCCTCATCAGCCGTTACGACCAGGGGCTGCGCGGCTACACCTACCTGCGGGAGATGCAGGACGACGAGTTCCAGAACGCCCTCGCCACCCTCCGCCCGGTGGCCGCGGCTTCCCAGGCGGCGTCGAACGGCCGCTCCGGCGCGCCCCGTGCCGCCGCCGAAGGCGAAAGCAGCTCCGCCCGCGGCGAGACGCCGCGCGCGGCGGAGAACGGCGAGGCGGCGGCGACCCGCGCCGTCGGCAAGAACGGAACTTGA
- a CDS encoding DUF1028 domain-containing protein, with the protein MSRAALAFAAAAALLLPGQARSGNRPVHTYSIVARDSVTGDLGVAVQSHWFSVGPVVPWAEAGVGVVATQSLVDVSYGPLGLEMLRAGKSAEEALQGLLAADEGRELRQVAIVDAEGHVAAHTGKRCIAQAGHVTGAGFSAQANLMLRDTVWGAMAKAYTTTKGDLAARLLAALEAAQAEGGDIRGKQSAALVVVRAHSTGRLWEDRLVDLRIDDHPDPVAEMKRLLQLQRAYAHMNAGDLAMEKNDVEGAVREYGAAEALAPGNAEMLFWHAVTLAGAGKVEAAKPILARVYGMDANWRTLVERLPRSGLLPDDAALVRTLTAVTPVGATAPKSP; encoded by the coding sequence ATGTCTCGTGCTGCGCTCGCCTTCGCGGCCGCCGCGGCATTGCTCTTACCCGGGCAGGCGCGCAGCGGCAATCGGCCGGTGCACACCTATTCCATCGTCGCCCGCGACTCCGTCACCGGTGATCTCGGTGTCGCCGTGCAGTCCCACTGGTTCTCCGTCGGTCCCGTGGTGCCGTGGGCCGAAGCGGGGGTCGGGGTGGTGGCGACACAATCGCTCGTGGACGTGTCCTATGGTCCGCTCGGCCTGGAAATGCTGCGGGCCGGCAAGTCGGCGGAGGAAGCGCTGCAAGGTCTGCTCGCCGCCGACGAAGGGCGCGAGCTGCGCCAGGTGGCGATCGTCGACGCCGAGGGACACGTGGCAGCGCACACCGGCAAGCGGTGCATCGCCCAGGCCGGGCACGTGACCGGAGCGGGATTCTCGGCGCAGGCGAACCTGATGCTGCGCGACACGGTGTGGGGTGCCATGGCGAAGGCCTACACCACCACGAAGGGCGACCTGGCGGCGCGGCTGCTGGCGGCATTGGAGGCGGCCCAGGCCGAGGGCGGCGACATCCGTGGCAAGCAGTCGGCGGCGCTCGTGGTGGTACGGGCTCATTCCACCGGCCGCCTCTGGGAGGACCGGCTGGTCGATCTGCGCATCGACGATCATCCCGATCCGGTGGCGGAGATGAAGCGCCTGCTGCAGCTGCAGCGCGCCTACGCCCACATGAATGCGGGCGACCTGGCGATGGAGAAGAACGACGTGGAAGGCGCGGTGCGAGAGTACGGCGCCGCCGAAGCGCTGGCGCCGGGCAATGCCGAGATGCTCTTCTGGCACGCCGTCACCCTCGCCGGCGCCGGCAAGGTCGAGGCTGCCAAGCCGATCCTGGCCCGCGTCTACGGCATGGATGCGAACTGGCGCACGCTGGTGGAGAGGTTGCCTCGGTCGGGACTCCTGCCCGACGACGCGGCACTCGTCCGCACCCTCACCGCCGTGACGCCGGTCGGCGCCACGGCGCCCAAGAGTCCATGA
- a CDS encoding 2-oxoacid:ferredoxin oxidoreductase subunit beta, with product MNHDDDGKDNGKERGTPNGGTAVQLTRKDFESDQEVRWCPGCGDYAILRAFHVMFAKLGIPREQIVVVSGIGCSSRLPYYVDTYGFHTIHGRAPAVATGIKVANPGLSVWIATGDGDGLSIGGNHLIHVLRRNVDVKIVLFNNRIYGLTKGQYSPTSEQGKKTKSTPFGSAENPFNPLSVALGAEATFVARTVDVFTQHLLAVLEAAAAHRGAAFVEVYQNCNIFNDGAFDFMRGKEVRDENTLDLQHGKPILFGKQLEKGLRLRGTGVEVVNVQETGLDDVLVHDAHAEDPTLAFLLSRLGPPELPTPIGILRSVERPVLDQSMHEQVNEVVARKGPGNLEALLHSGDTWTV from the coding sequence ATGAACCACGACGACGACGGCAAGGACAACGGCAAGGAGCGGGGAACGCCGAACGGCGGCACCGCCGTACAGCTGACGCGCAAGGACTTCGAAAGCGACCAGGAAGTGCGCTGGTGCCCGGGCTGCGGGGACTACGCCATCCTGCGTGCCTTCCACGTGATGTTCGCCAAGCTGGGGATCCCGCGCGAGCAGATCGTTGTCGTTTCCGGCATCGGCTGCTCCAGCCGCCTGCCCTACTACGTGGACACCTACGGCTTCCACACCATCCACGGCCGCGCCCCGGCAGTGGCCACGGGCATCAAGGTGGCCAATCCGGGGTTGTCGGTGTGGATCGCCACCGGCGACGGGGACGGCCTCTCCATCGGCGGCAATCATCTCATCCACGTCCTGCGCCGCAACGTGGACGTCAAGATCGTGCTGTTCAACAACCGCATCTACGGCCTCACCAAGGGGCAGTACTCGCCGACGTCGGAGCAGGGCAAGAAGACCAAGTCCACTCCCTTTGGGTCGGCGGAAAACCCGTTCAACCCGCTGTCGGTGGCGCTGGGTGCGGAGGCGACCTTCGTGGCGCGCACGGTGGACGTGTTCACCCAGCACCTGCTGGCCGTCCTCGAGGCGGCGGCGGCGCACCGCGGTGCTGCCTTCGTCGAGGTCTACCAGAACTGCAACATCTTCAACGACGGCGCCTTCGATTTCATGCGCGGCAAGGAAGTGCGGGACGAGAACACCCTCGACCTGCAGCACGGCAAGCCGATCCTGTTCGGCAAGCAGCTGGAGAAGGGCCTGCGCCTGCGCGGCACCGGCGTCGAGGTGGTCAACGTGCAGGAGACCGGCCTCGACGACGTCCTCGTGCACGACGCCCACGCCGAGGATCCGACCCTCGCCTTCCTGCTCTCCCGCCTCGGGCCGCCGGAGCTCCCGACGCCCATCGGTATTCTGCGCAGCGTCGAACGTCCGGTGCTCGATCAGAGCATGCACGAACAGGTGAACGAGGTCGTCGCCCGCAAGGGCCCGGGCAACCTCGAAGCGCTGCTGCACAGCGGCGACACCTGGACCGTCTGA
- the hydA gene encoding dihydropyrimidinase has product MSLGIVNGTVVTATDRYAADLRIENGRIAAIGHGVADSSEEKVDARGLLLLPGGVDAHTHFALPFGGTVSSDDFESGTRAAAFGGTTTCIDFAVQYKGESLRQGLDHWHARAEGRATSDYAFHMIMGEVNPSTLDEMRGLADEGITSFKLFMAYPGVFLSTDGEIFQALQRAAGIGALIQMHAENGSVIDVLVQQALAAGKTAPLYHALTRPSLAEGEATHRAIALAEIAGAPIYIVHMTAAEAADAVAAARARGLPVFGETCPQYLFLDQERYKEPDFDGAKYVMSPPLRPREHGERLWRALQTDQLSVVATDHCPFCMKEQKELGRGNFAKIPNGAPGVENRMQLLYHGGVLGKRFDLHRFVSITATAPAKIFGLFPRKGTIAPQADADIVLFDPAGEHRISVETHHMNCDYNPYEGMKVRGKIVKVFSRGELIVDGEHWKGRPGRGQFQKCGLFANQ; this is encoded by the coding sequence ATGAGCCTGGGAATCGTCAACGGCACCGTCGTCACCGCCACCGACCGCTACGCCGCCGACCTGCGCATCGAGAACGGGCGCATCGCGGCCATCGGCCACGGTGTGGCCGACAGCAGCGAAGAAAAAGTCGACGCCCGCGGCTTGCTGCTCCTTCCCGGCGGTGTCGACGCGCACACCCATTTCGCCCTCCCCTTCGGCGGCACCGTTTCCTCCGACGACTTCGAAAGCGGCACCCGCGCCGCCGCTTTCGGCGGCACCACCACCTGCATCGACTTCGCGGTGCAGTACAAGGGCGAGTCGCTGCGCCAGGGCCTCGACCATTGGCATGCGCGCGCTGAAGGCCGGGCCACCAGCGACTATGCCTTCCACATGATCATGGGCGAGGTGAACCCGAGCACGCTGGACGAGATGCGCGGCCTGGCCGACGAGGGCATCACCAGCTTCAAGCTCTTCATGGCCTACCCCGGCGTCTTCCTCTCCACGGATGGCGAGATCTTCCAGGCCCTGCAGCGGGCCGCCGGGATCGGCGCCCTCATCCAGATGCACGCCGAGAACGGCAGCGTCATCGACGTGCTGGTGCAACAGGCCCTGGCGGCCGGCAAGACCGCGCCCCTCTATCATGCCCTCACCCGGCCCAGCCTCGCCGAAGGCGAGGCCACCCATCGCGCCATCGCCCTGGCCGAGATCGCCGGCGCGCCGATCTACATCGTGCACATGACGGCGGCGGAAGCGGCGGACGCCGTGGCCGCCGCTCGTGCCCGAGGTCTGCCGGTGTTCGGGGAAACCTGCCCGCAGTATCTCTTCCTCGACCAGGAGCGCTACAAGGAGCCCGACTTCGACGGCGCCAAGTACGTCATGTCGCCGCCACTGCGTCCCCGCGAGCACGGCGAGCGCCTGTGGCGCGCCCTGCAGACCGACCAGCTTTCGGTGGTGGCCACGGACCACTGCCCGTTCTGCATGAAGGAGCAGAAGGAGCTGGGGCGGGGCAACTTCGCCAAGATCCCCAACGGCGCCCCGGGGGTGGAGAACCGCATGCAGCTCCTCTATCACGGCGGCGTCCTTGGCAAGCGCTTCGACCTGCACCGTTTCGTCTCCATCACCGCCACCGCACCGGCCAAGATCTTCGGCCTCTTCCCGCGCAAGGGCACCATCGCCCCGCAGGCGGACGCCGACATCGTGCTCTTCGATCCCGCCGGTGAGCACCGCATCAGTGTCGAGACGCACCACATGAACTGCGACTACAATCCCTACGAGGGCATGAAGGTGCGCGGCAAGATCGTCAAGGTCTTCTCCCGCGGCGAGCTGATCGTGGACGGCGAGCATTGGAAGGGCCGTCCCGGGCGCGGGCAGTTCCAGAAGTGCGGACTCTTCGCCAACCAGTGA
- a CDS encoding 2-oxoacid:acceptor oxidoreductase subunit alpha, which produces MTTKQITPKPASGPRVERLSRVVVRFAGDSGDGMQITGDRFTATAAAIGNDLSTLPDFPAEIRAPAGTLPGVSAFQIHFSSEDISTPGDEPDVLVAMNPAALKVNIRDLKPNGWLIVNADAFGPKDLEKAGYETNPLEDHSLDAYRILPVEIEKLTKEALKETKLTAKEKERCKNFFALGLMYYLYNRPLDNTVTWLGRKFKDKPEFIEANTLALKAGYTFGEATEIFQVTYEVPPAKLPPGKYRNINGNSALSLGFVAAAQQAGLPLFLGSYPITPASDVLHELSGYKNFNVFTFQAEDEIAAAGAALGASFAGSLGICTTSGPGLALKSETIGLAVMAELPLVVVDIQRAGPSTGMPTKTEQADLLQALFGRHGESPVVVLAACTPADCFWMAFEAARLAITHMVPVILLSDGYLANGSDPWLLPKVSDLPRIVPGFRTDPQGFEPYMRDPATLARPWVRPGTPGMQHRIGGLEKWDGSGNVSYDPENHEHMVHVRAEKVARIAHDIAPLQVQGPQSGDLLVLGWGSTYGAITSAVADLAAEGIVVSQTHLRHMNPLPKNLGEVLHRFRRVLVPELNSGQLALLLRGRFLVDAISYSKVQGQPFKRREIMERIRKVLES; this is translated from the coding sequence ATGACCACGAAGCAAATCACCCCGAAGCCGGCGTCGGGACCCCGTGTCGAGCGCCTGAGCCGGGTGGTGGTGCGCTTCGCCGGCGATTCCGGCGACGGCATGCAGATCACCGGTGACCGCTTCACCGCCACCGCCGCAGCCATCGGCAACGATCTGAGCACGCTCCCCGATTTCCCGGCGGAAATCCGTGCGCCCGCAGGCACTCTGCCCGGGGTCAGCGCTTTCCAGATCCACTTCAGCAGCGAAGACATCAGCACGCCCGGGGACGAGCCGGACGTGCTCGTGGCCATGAACCCCGCGGCGCTCAAGGTCAACATCCGCGACCTCAAGCCCAACGGCTGGCTCATCGTCAACGCCGATGCCTTCGGCCCCAAGGATCTGGAGAAGGCCGGCTACGAGACCAACCCGCTGGAAGACCACAGCCTCGACGCCTACCGCATCCTCCCGGTCGAGATCGAAAAGCTGACCAAGGAAGCGCTCAAGGAGACCAAGCTGACCGCGAAGGAGAAGGAGCGCTGCAAGAACTTCTTCGCCCTCGGTCTCATGTATTACCTGTACAACCGGCCGCTGGACAACACCGTCACCTGGTTGGGGCGCAAGTTCAAGGACAAGCCGGAGTTCATCGAGGCCAACACGCTGGCGCTCAAGGCGGGCTACACCTTCGGCGAGGCGACCGAGATCTTCCAGGTCACCTACGAGGTGCCGCCGGCGAAGCTGCCCCCGGGCAAGTACCGCAACATCAACGGCAACAGCGCCCTCTCCCTGGGCTTCGTGGCCGCGGCGCAGCAGGCGGGCCTGCCGCTCTTCCTCGGCAGCTACCCGATCACGCCGGCGAGCGACGTCCTCCACGAGCTCTCGGGTTACAAGAATTTCAACGTCTTCACCTTCCAGGCCGAAGACGAGATCGCCGCCGCCGGCGCCGCCCTCGGCGCCTCCTTCGCCGGCTCCCTCGGCATCTGCACCACCAGTGGTCCGGGCCTGGCCTTGAAGAGCGAGACCATCGGGCTCGCGGTCATGGCCGAGCTGCCCCTCGTGGTGGTGGATATCCAGCGCGCCGGGCCGTCCACCGGCATGCCGACGAAAACCGAGCAAGCCGACTTGCTGCAGGCGCTCTTCGGCCGCCACGGCGAATCTCCCGTGGTCGTCCTCGCCGCCTGCACGCCGGCCGACTGCTTCTGGATGGCCTTCGAAGCCGCGCGCCTCGCCATCACGCACATGGTGCCGGTGATCTTGCTCTCCGACGGCTACCTGGCCAACGGCAGCGACCCCTGGCTGCTGCCGAAGGTGTCCGACCTGCCGCGGATCGTCCCGGGCTTCCGCACCGATCCGCAGGGCTTCGAGCCCTACATGCGCGATCCCGCCACCTTGGCCCGGCCTTGGGTGCGGCCGGGAACGCCGGGCATGCAGCATCGCATCGGCGGTCTGGAGAAGTGGGACGGCTCGGGCAACGTGAGCTACGACCCGGAAAACCACGAGCACATGGTGCACGTCCGCGCCGAGAAGGTGGCGCGCATCGCCCACGACATCGCCCCCCTGCAGGTGCAAGGCCCGCAGTCGGGAGACTTGCTCGTCCTCGGCTGGGGCAGCACCTATGGCGCCATCACCAGTGCCGTCGCCGACCTGGCTGCCGAGGGCATCGTGGTGAGCCAGACGCACCTGCGGCACATGAACCCGTTGCCGAAGAACCTGGGCGAGGTGCTGCACCGCTTCCGGCGCGTGCTCGTGCCCGAGCTCAATTCGGGGCAGCTGGCGCTGTTGCTCCGCGGCCGCTTCCTCGTGGACGCGATCTCCTACAGCAAGGTGCAAGGCCAACCCTTCAAGCGCCGCGAGATCATGGAACGCATCCGCAAGGTGCTGGAGAGCTGA